The following are from one region of the Pocillopora verrucosa isolate sample1 chromosome 3, ASM3666991v2, whole genome shotgun sequence genome:
- the LOC131797916 gene encoding inactive phospholipase C-like protein 1 isoform X1: MADPSLVDSSEVQFSVTNGESSIEVEKESAAEDASVSIPRKSSVLKKDGRPSKRSLQKSVSFIARPEDKRIINAEDCLTFMQNGSELMKIRSNSRQYQRFFFLEEDLTGLRWRPSSKKPEKARISIDTVKEIRCGKNTDVFREMDRDDFQEDCAFSIIYSDNFETLNLVAYSPDEANIWVTGLRCLLDSDKASSPVENRQQMRDRWLKEQFVMADNGGKGRLNEKEVLSVVRQLNEQIPESVIKQRFKEAVAISSNSQKNSLSREEFLSFYKELTTRPEVYFLMARYTSNGDYLTTDDLLLFLEAEQGLSRVGKEHCLDIIRRCEPTDEGRRLKCLGIDGFTQYLLEDCHIFDTDRAVICQEMNHPLSHYFIASSHNTYLQENQLSGPSSVEAYIDALKKGCKCVELDCWDGSGDDPVIYHGHTLTSKILFRDVLEAINENAFIRSPFPLILSIENHCSVKQQRVMAKYFKEILQDKLYRIQPGENESYLPSPEALKEKILIKNKKLPADVTTDSGEVSDEGEDQDENIETNGECKLERQNSKTGSIKRQIMKDPNKKPKKTTKLIRELSDLVTYCKSVAFQDFQYSSENQKFWEMCSFSENVARRLAQTFPEEFVNYNKSFLSRIYPAGKRLDSSNFNPQEMWDCGCQIVALNYQTPGLMMDLNQGKFLENGGCGYVLKPAVMREEIAYFNPSTKDVIPGVSPQILQIKVISGQQFPKPKGSTAKGDVIDPFVTIEVFGIPADIAQDRTRTVPHNGFNPVFDETFEFHINLPDLALVRFVVQDDDFIGDGFIGQYTIPLNCIQPGFRHVRLLSSQGEELESATLFVHVTITNLNDAVAQRPRKASLRKSKKAREYTSMKSIGVKAVDDTFKLAIQPLRDGTDLRENVQTALGNFREICGVAPRSNLKQCIRLLASRLEGNAESIELKLVMKDEYPYFEAQGSLPEMLKKALAAIEQVVQDSKTLIESCDSVHERIIQCERAGLEWHEELHNACVKEGIKGKRLTKAVESYSWNIRVLKGQADLLLNAKSECQEYLRQIQEATLSTGLVKSVGCDL; the protein is encoded by the exons ATGGCAGATCCTTCTTTAGTCGATTCAAGTGAAGTCCAGTTCTCAGTTACGAATGGGGAAAGCTCGATTGAAGTGGAGAAAGAGTCCGCTGCGGAAGACGCGTCCGTAAGCATACCGCGAAAATCGAGCGTTCTTAAAAAAGATGGGAGACCCTCGAAGCGATCTCTCCAAAAGTCTGTGTCGTTTATTGCTCGTCCGGAGGATAAACGAATCATAAACG CCGAGGATTGTTTGACCTTCATGCAGAATGGTTCGGAGTTAATGAAAATTCGCTCGAATTCAAGACAATACCAGAGGTTCTTCTTTTTAGAGGAAGACTTAACGGGTTTACGATGGCGACCATCATCCAAGAAGCCTGAAAAAGCGAGGA tctcaATTGACACTGTAAAAGAAATTCGCTGTGGAAAAAACACTGATGTATTCCGTGAAATGGACAGGGATGATTTTCAAGAGGACTGTGCATTCTCAATTATTTACAGTGACAATTTTGAGACTCTAAATCTTGTTGCATACTCTCCAGATGAAGCTAACATTTGGGTTACTGGCCTAAGGTGTCTCCTGGACTCAGACAAAG CCAGCAGCCCTGTGGAAAACAGGCAACAAATGCGGGACAG ATGGTTGAAGGAACAGTTTGTAATGGCAGACAATGGAGGCAAAGGAAGGCTTAATGAGAAAGAGGTTCTTTCTGTGGTCAGACAGTTGAATGAGCAAATTCCTGAAAGTGTAATAAAACAGAGATTTAAG GAAGCAGTTGCTATTagttcaaattctcaaaagaATAGTTTATCTAGGGAGGAGTTCCTTTCATTTTACAAAGAACTCACTACAAGACCAGAGGTTTATTTTCTTATGGCGAG GTATACAAGTAATGGTGACTATCTAACAACAGATGATCTACTACTCTTCCTGGAAGCTGAACAAGgg CTCTCCAGAGTGGGAAAAGAACACTGTTTAGATATCATCAGAAGATGCGAGCCAACAGATGAAGGAAGAAGGTTAAAATGTTTAGGAATAGATG GATTCACACAATATTTACTAGAAGATTGTCATATTTTTGACACTGATCGTGCAGTAATCTGTCAAGAAATGAACCATCCACTCTCTCATTACTTTATTGCATCTTCTCATAACAC GTACTTACAAGAAAATCAACTCAGTGGACCGTCAAGTGTAGAAGCGTATATCGATGCATTAAAAAAGGGCTGTAAATGTGTAGAAT TGGATTGTTGGGACGGGAGTGGTGATGATCCGGTCATTTATCATGGCCACACACTTACCTCAAAAATTCTCTTCCGCGATGTTTTAGAAGCCATAAACGAAAATGCATTCATAAGATCTCc atttcCACTTATATTATCCATAGAAAATCATTGTAGTGTGAAACAACAGCGAGTTATGGCAAAGTATTTCAAAGAGATTTTACAAG aTAAACTTTATAGAATTCAACCCGGAGAAAATGAATCATACTTACCTTCTCCCGAGGCACTCAAAGAGAAAATCCTTATTAAG AACAAGAAGCTTCCGGCGGATGTGACGACCGACTCTGGTGAGGTCAGCGATGAAGGTGAAGACCaagatgaaaatattgaaacgAATGGCGAATGTAAACTGGAAAGACAAAATAGCAAAACAGGAAGCATTAAAAGACAAATAATGAAG GATCCCaataaaaaaccaaagaagACCACGAAGCTGATCCGGGAGTTATCTGACTTAGTCACGTACTGCAAATCTGTCGCTTTTCAAGACTTTCAGTATTCTTCTGAAAATC AAAAATTCTGGGAGATGTGCTCTTTTAGTGAAAATGTAGCCAGACGCTTGGCGCAGACGTTTCCAGAAGAGTTTGTAAATTATAACAAGTCGTTTTTGAGCAGAATTTACCCTGCTGGCAAGAGACTGGACTCCAGTAATTTCAATCCTCAAGAGATGTGGGACTGTGGCTGCCAAATtg TGGCGTTGAATTACCAGACGCCAGGGCTTATGATGGACCTGAACCAAGGAAAATTTCTGGAGAACGGTGGCTGTGGATATGTCCTGAAACCTGCTGTTATGAGAGAAG AAATAGCTTATTTCAATCCAAGTACTAAAGATGTTATTCCTGGCGTTTCGCCTCAGATATTACAAATCAAG GTAATTAGCGGACAGCAGTTTCCCAAACCAAAAGGCTCGACAGCCAAGGGTGAC GTGATCGACCCGTTTGTCACAATCGAAGTGTTTGGTATCCCTGCTGACATTGCACAGGACAGAACGAGAACTGTTCCTCACAATG GTTTTAATCCTGTGTTCGATGAAACTTTCGAGTTCCACATCAACCTACCTGATCTGGCGTTGGTGCGGTTTGTGGTTCAAGATGATGATTTTATCGGTGATGGATTTATCGGCCAGTACACCATACCTCTCAATTGTATCCAACCAG GCTTCCGACACGTGCGCCTTTTGTCATCGCAAGGGGAAGAACTGGAATCAGCTACCCTATTTGTTCACGTGACCATCACAAACCTCAACGACGCTGTGGCA CAGAGACCAAGGAAAGCGTCTTTAAGAAAATCGAAAAAGGCGAGAGAG tataCAAGCATGAAGTCCATTGGTGTGAAAGCCGTGGATGATACGTTTAAG tTAGCAATTCAGCCCCTCAGAGACGGCACAGATCTTAGAGAAAATGTTCAGACGGCACTCGGAAACTTCAGG GAGATATGTGGCGTGGCCCCCCGGTCTAATCTGAAACAGTGCATAAGGCTATTGGCTTCCAGACTTGAGGGGAATGCAGAATCTATTGAGCTCAAACTGGTCATGAAGGATGAG tATCCTTACTTCGAAGCTCAAGGGAGTTTGCCAGAGATGTTGAAGAAAGCGCTAGCAGCTATAGAACAG GTCGTCCAAGACTCCAAAACGTTAATCGAATCTTGTGACTCCGTTCACGAAAGA ATTATCCAGTGCGAGAGAGCGGGCTTGGAGTGGCAC GAAGAGCTTCATAATGCCTGTGTTAAAGAGGGAATAAAAGGGAAGCGACTGACAAAG GCGGTAGAAAGCTATTCATGGAATATTCGGGTCTTAAAGGGCCAGGCAGATTTACTTCTCAACGCAAAGAGCGAGTGTCAGGAATATCTTCGACAG
- the LOC131797916 gene encoding inactive phospholipase C-like protein 1 isoform X2 has translation MADPSLVDSSEVQFSVTNGESSIEVEKESAAEDASVSIPRKSSVLKKDGRPSKRSLQKSVSFIARPEDKRIINAEDCLTFMQNGSELMKIRSNSRQYQRFFFLEEDLTGLRWRPSSKKPEKARISIDTVKEIRCGKNTDVFREMDRDDFQEDCAFSIIYSDNFETLNLVAYSPDEANIWVTGLRCLLDSDKASSPVENRQQMRDRWLKEQFVMADNGGKGRLNEKEVLSVVRQLNEQIPESVIKQRFKEAVAISSNSQKNSLSREEFLSFYKELTTRPEVYFLMARYTSNGDYLTTDDLLLFLEAEQGLSRVGKEHCLDIIRRCEPTDEGRRLKCLGIDGFTQYLLEDCHIFDTDRAVICQEMNHPLSHYFIASSHNTYLQENQLSGPSSVEAYIDALKKGCKCVELDCWDGSGDDPVIYHGHTLTSKILFRDVLEAINENAFIRSPFPLILSIENHCSVKQQRVMAKYFKEILQDKLYRIQPGENESYLPSPEALKEKILIKNKKLPADVTTDSGEVSDEGEDQDENIETNGECKLERQNSKTGSIKRQIMKDPNKKPKKTTKLIRELSDLVTYCKSVAFQDFQYSSENQKFWEMCSFSENVARRLAQTFPEEFVNYNKSFLSRIYPAGKRLDSSNFNPQEMWDCGCQIVALNYQTPGLMMDLNQGKFLENGGCGYVLKPAVMREEIAYFNPSTKDVIPGVSPQILQIKVISGQQFPKPKGSTAKGDVIDPFVTIEVFGIPADIAQDRTRTVPHNGFNPVFDETFEFHINLPDLALVRFVVQDDDFIGDGFIGQYTIPLNCIQPGFRHVRLLSSQGEELESATLFVHVTITNLNDAVARPRKASLRKSKKAREYTSMKSIGVKAVDDTFKLAIQPLRDGTDLRENVQTALGNFREICGVAPRSNLKQCIRLLASRLEGNAESIELKLVMKDEYPYFEAQGSLPEMLKKALAAIEQVVQDSKTLIESCDSVHERIIQCERAGLEWHEELHNACVKEGIKGKRLTKAVESYSWNIRVLKGQADLLLNAKSECQEYLRQIQEATLSTGLVKSVGCDL, from the exons ATGGCAGATCCTTCTTTAGTCGATTCAAGTGAAGTCCAGTTCTCAGTTACGAATGGGGAAAGCTCGATTGAAGTGGAGAAAGAGTCCGCTGCGGAAGACGCGTCCGTAAGCATACCGCGAAAATCGAGCGTTCTTAAAAAAGATGGGAGACCCTCGAAGCGATCTCTCCAAAAGTCTGTGTCGTTTATTGCTCGTCCGGAGGATAAACGAATCATAAACG CCGAGGATTGTTTGACCTTCATGCAGAATGGTTCGGAGTTAATGAAAATTCGCTCGAATTCAAGACAATACCAGAGGTTCTTCTTTTTAGAGGAAGACTTAACGGGTTTACGATGGCGACCATCATCCAAGAAGCCTGAAAAAGCGAGGA tctcaATTGACACTGTAAAAGAAATTCGCTGTGGAAAAAACACTGATGTATTCCGTGAAATGGACAGGGATGATTTTCAAGAGGACTGTGCATTCTCAATTATTTACAGTGACAATTTTGAGACTCTAAATCTTGTTGCATACTCTCCAGATGAAGCTAACATTTGGGTTACTGGCCTAAGGTGTCTCCTGGACTCAGACAAAG CCAGCAGCCCTGTGGAAAACAGGCAACAAATGCGGGACAG ATGGTTGAAGGAACAGTTTGTAATGGCAGACAATGGAGGCAAAGGAAGGCTTAATGAGAAAGAGGTTCTTTCTGTGGTCAGACAGTTGAATGAGCAAATTCCTGAAAGTGTAATAAAACAGAGATTTAAG GAAGCAGTTGCTATTagttcaaattctcaaaagaATAGTTTATCTAGGGAGGAGTTCCTTTCATTTTACAAAGAACTCACTACAAGACCAGAGGTTTATTTTCTTATGGCGAG GTATACAAGTAATGGTGACTATCTAACAACAGATGATCTACTACTCTTCCTGGAAGCTGAACAAGgg CTCTCCAGAGTGGGAAAAGAACACTGTTTAGATATCATCAGAAGATGCGAGCCAACAGATGAAGGAAGAAGGTTAAAATGTTTAGGAATAGATG GATTCACACAATATTTACTAGAAGATTGTCATATTTTTGACACTGATCGTGCAGTAATCTGTCAAGAAATGAACCATCCACTCTCTCATTACTTTATTGCATCTTCTCATAACAC GTACTTACAAGAAAATCAACTCAGTGGACCGTCAAGTGTAGAAGCGTATATCGATGCATTAAAAAAGGGCTGTAAATGTGTAGAAT TGGATTGTTGGGACGGGAGTGGTGATGATCCGGTCATTTATCATGGCCACACACTTACCTCAAAAATTCTCTTCCGCGATGTTTTAGAAGCCATAAACGAAAATGCATTCATAAGATCTCc atttcCACTTATATTATCCATAGAAAATCATTGTAGTGTGAAACAACAGCGAGTTATGGCAAAGTATTTCAAAGAGATTTTACAAG aTAAACTTTATAGAATTCAACCCGGAGAAAATGAATCATACTTACCTTCTCCCGAGGCACTCAAAGAGAAAATCCTTATTAAG AACAAGAAGCTTCCGGCGGATGTGACGACCGACTCTGGTGAGGTCAGCGATGAAGGTGAAGACCaagatgaaaatattgaaacgAATGGCGAATGTAAACTGGAAAGACAAAATAGCAAAACAGGAAGCATTAAAAGACAAATAATGAAG GATCCCaataaaaaaccaaagaagACCACGAAGCTGATCCGGGAGTTATCTGACTTAGTCACGTACTGCAAATCTGTCGCTTTTCAAGACTTTCAGTATTCTTCTGAAAATC AAAAATTCTGGGAGATGTGCTCTTTTAGTGAAAATGTAGCCAGACGCTTGGCGCAGACGTTTCCAGAAGAGTTTGTAAATTATAACAAGTCGTTTTTGAGCAGAATTTACCCTGCTGGCAAGAGACTGGACTCCAGTAATTTCAATCCTCAAGAGATGTGGGACTGTGGCTGCCAAATtg TGGCGTTGAATTACCAGACGCCAGGGCTTATGATGGACCTGAACCAAGGAAAATTTCTGGAGAACGGTGGCTGTGGATATGTCCTGAAACCTGCTGTTATGAGAGAAG AAATAGCTTATTTCAATCCAAGTACTAAAGATGTTATTCCTGGCGTTTCGCCTCAGATATTACAAATCAAG GTAATTAGCGGACAGCAGTTTCCCAAACCAAAAGGCTCGACAGCCAAGGGTGAC GTGATCGACCCGTTTGTCACAATCGAAGTGTTTGGTATCCCTGCTGACATTGCACAGGACAGAACGAGAACTGTTCCTCACAATG GTTTTAATCCTGTGTTCGATGAAACTTTCGAGTTCCACATCAACCTACCTGATCTGGCGTTGGTGCGGTTTGTGGTTCAAGATGATGATTTTATCGGTGATGGATTTATCGGCCAGTACACCATACCTCTCAATTGTATCCAACCAG GCTTCCGACACGTGCGCCTTTTGTCATCGCAAGGGGAAGAACTGGAATCAGCTACCCTATTTGTTCACGTGACCATCACAAACCTCAACGACGCTGTGGCA AGACCAAGGAAAGCGTCTTTAAGAAAATCGAAAAAGGCGAGAGAG tataCAAGCATGAAGTCCATTGGTGTGAAAGCCGTGGATGATACGTTTAAG tTAGCAATTCAGCCCCTCAGAGACGGCACAGATCTTAGAGAAAATGTTCAGACGGCACTCGGAAACTTCAGG GAGATATGTGGCGTGGCCCCCCGGTCTAATCTGAAACAGTGCATAAGGCTATTGGCTTCCAGACTTGAGGGGAATGCAGAATCTATTGAGCTCAAACTGGTCATGAAGGATGAG tATCCTTACTTCGAAGCTCAAGGGAGTTTGCCAGAGATGTTGAAGAAAGCGCTAGCAGCTATAGAACAG GTCGTCCAAGACTCCAAAACGTTAATCGAATCTTGTGACTCCGTTCACGAAAGA ATTATCCAGTGCGAGAGAGCGGGCTTGGAGTGGCAC GAAGAGCTTCATAATGCCTGTGTTAAAGAGGGAATAAAAGGGAAGCGACTGACAAAG GCGGTAGAAAGCTATTCATGGAATATTCGGGTCTTAAAGGGCCAGGCAGATTTACTTCTCAACGCAAAGAGCGAGTGTCAGGAATATCTTCGACAG